The DNA sequence TCCACCACCACCAGAGAAACCAGGTTTTGCGATATTCTCGCAACTGTTCTGGGCAAAAGGTAACAACCCAGCTTCTTTAGAGTTGAAGATTCTGGAAATGGGTGAGAATGATTTGGCTAAGATGCACGTAGGATTGGCACACGTTAATCCAGGTGGTTGGACTTATACTGAAGGTTGGGGTCCAATGAATCGTGCTTATGTAGAAATCCAAGATGAAAATACACGTATCCGTGAAATGGTAGCGCTGCAAGAACGTGTTAAGAATCTTGAATCCAAGAAAACCAGCTTACTGGACTTGGACGGCACAGCTGAGAAAATCTCACTGGGCGGTTTAGGTGGTGGTATGTTGCTAGCCGGAACACTGGCATTAGCAGGCTGGCGTAAACGTAAGCAAAGCGAAGATTGATCACCACCGACGCAACTGATCGCGCCAAATCGGCGCGGTCGGGGGACAAACTACTCCCGTCATTAGGCATACTCCTAGTGACGGGAGGTTTACTTTTGCTTGGCTGGTTTGCCTATCTGTGGTTTACACCGATACCGGCACCCTACCAATACCAGCTAATATCGGAAGGTGACAGCAAAAAATTCCCTCAAATGGATCTGGATGCATGGCCGGACTTAAAGCTGAGTCAATATAAGGTACAAGCGGAAGGTATTGATAAACCGATAGCAGAACTCATAGTGGCGCAGCAAGGTGATGGACCGCGAGTGCTCACCTACTGGAAGAACAGTACTAACGAAATACTCTATAACCTGGACAGAAAACCATCAGAACTAAGTGCATTAGCAGCGGTTATTGGCAAGCATGCACCCAAAGACGCGCTGATATTGTCCTGGTGGGATACATCACGGCAAATAAAGCTGCTGACGGGGCATGACACACTCTTTACCAGTCACTTAAATGAACCGCTGATGGTACCGGTTGCTTGGC is a window from the Thermodesulfovibrionia bacterium genome containing:
- the haoB gene encoding hydroxylamine oxidation protein HaoB, which produces MITTDATDRAKSARSGDKLLPSLGILLVTGGLLLLGWFAYLWFTPIPAPYQYQLISEGDSKKFPQMDLDAWPDLKLSQYKVQAEGIDKPIAELIVAQQGDGPRVLTYWKNSTNEILYNLDRKPSELSALAAVIGKHAPKDALILSWWDTSRQIKLLTGHDTLFTSHLNEPLMVPVAWLEQSKAIMAYENQFWESSANSKEQEQFKRFSQALAASAEEGVAQLRELIGSNREAYLIVHVTDLYKLGLMYPDKIGVAYQNFPLTGNMHGMINHMKVQLKENDFNTYTLQSLSDEEIRVFFLSDEASSQTLLARMLPFVDKKAPLELEAAQLIYQQGGYWVYKIP